The Toxoplasma gondii ME49 chromosome XII, whole genome shotgun sequence genome includes a region encoding these proteins:
- a CDS encoding hypothetical protein (encoded by transcript TGME49_246178~Predicted trans-membrane domain (TMHMM2.0):147-170:176-199:226-249:255-278:292-315:326-349), with protein MTDIQIISCLVLVLSFTTYKTTRRGLLQYQTESRLLAERAAVLSREHHSLSTRDREEETSSLLAEEEPRASSAPACGENFLAVSSLAEMMETPQVLLDPLPEGCEADDLGAKGEALLPSSSAESAVILKERREILEAKHHPSWISLVYLIFDVAVNTLCLLAAGGPVAVVCGEAWQQALILFLISFHVFATALYARWLLKSKRRREQLGIQDEDVEHGGLGWVSPRTVVLYPFLSLLAGVAAGSLGIGGGLIKGPLLLEIGLNSLSAVTTANFMIFFTSSANALQYATLGRLNFVDSLNFFLVAAAAGAVGLMCVTRALKRTRRQSYLTLLLAFTTLLSMVCMLFSFGYHHFRSVATGKEKPLTIQDACQERHRLLFVHS; from the exons ATGACCGACATTCAGATCATCAGctgtctcgtcctcgtcctctccttcacGACCTACAAAACTACGCGCAGAGGCCTTCTTCAATACCAAACGGAGTCGCGTCTACTCGCGGAGAGAGCCG CCGTTCTGTCGAGAGAACACCACTCGCTGTCTACacgagaccgagaagaagaaacttcgtcgctgctggcggaagaggagccgcgcgcctcctcggcACCCGCGTGCGGCGAGAACTTTCTTGCGGTGTCTTCGCTAGCTGAAATGATGGAGACACCGCAGGTGCTACTGGATCCGCTTCCGGAGGGTTGCGAAGCGGACGATTTGGGAGCGAAAGGCGAGGCGCTTTTGCCCTCGTCTTCGGCAGAAAGTGCAGTGATTCTGAAGGAGCGCAGAGAGATACTGGAGGCGAAGCACCACCCTTCGTGGATAAGCCTCGTGTACCTGATTTTTGACGTCGCTGTCAATACACTGTGTCTCCTGGCGGCAGGCGGCCCTGTGGCCGTCGTCTGTGGGGAGGCATGGCAGCAGGCGCTGATTTTGTTCCTGATTTCTTTCCATGTCTTTGCAACTGCGCTCTACGCCCGGTGGCTCCTCAAATCGAAGCGGCGACGAGAACAACTGGGGATTCAAGACGAAGACGTCGAACACGGGGGGCTCGGCTGGGTGTCCCCGCGAACGGTTGTGCTGtacccttttctctcgctcttggCGGGTGTCGCGGCTGGGTCTCTCGGGATCGGAGGCGGCCTCATCAAAGGGCCTTTGCTGCTGGAAATCGGACTCAACTCGCTGTCTGCAGTGACTACGGCGAACTTCATgatcttcttcacttcttctgcCAACGCACTGCAGTATGCGACACTGGGTCGCCTGAACTTTGTGGACTCACTGaactttttcctcgtcgccgcaGCCGCAGGAGCGGTCGGCCTCATGTGCGTCACCAGGGCTCTGAAGCGGACGCGGAGACAATCGTACCtcacgcttcttctcgccttcacGACGCTCCTCAGCATGGTCTGCatgctcttctccttcggctATCACCACTTCCGGTCCGTGGCaactggaaaagaaaaacctCTGACAATTCAGGACGCTTGTCAAGAACGCCATCGCCTCCTCTTTGTGCACTCTTGA
- a CDS encoding hypothetical protein (encoded by transcript TGME49_246182), translating into MARACRRFAVRLCHHRVFLIFRGSLPYSQSTDPLICILSYRTNPCASHIRIRTQPSFHERLHMFLRGTTRRNVDDSISPPCLCWPHKVFLRSGIFGLSPLEISSPPTVLFGLTASFRRKLFCLQRRTVRHHGSLGSLCVVLLHLHGCDARGCGGDGRRRAVHPRVRSGSERCTQSCSPVESHDFRSLFGVGPLQFGPKTTLWKLTAHLVRTGSDS; encoded by the exons ATGGCTCGCGCG TGCCGGCGTTTTGCGGTGCGGCTTTGTCACCACCGGGTCTTCCTCATTTTCCGTG GCAGTCTGCCCTACAGCCAGTCGACGGACCCTCTGATATGTATACTGTCCTACCGAACGAACCCATGCGCCTCGCACATCCGCATTCGGACGCAGCCTTCGTTTCATGAACGTCTCCACAT gTTTCTTCGCGGCACCACGAGACGCAATGTTGACGATTCCATTTCTCCACCTTGTCTGTGTTGGCCACACAAAGTTTTTCTCCGAAGTGGAATCTTtggcctttctcctctcgagaTCTCTTCTCCGCCAACCGTTCTTTTCGGCTTGACTGCGAGCTTTCGACGCAAGTTGTTCTGTCTCCAACGCCGCACCGTCAGACACCATGGAAGTCTGGGTTCGCTCTGTGTTGTCCTGCTGCATCTTCATGGCTGCGATGCTCGCGGCTGCGGCGGGGACGGGAGGCGGCGCGCTGTACATCCCCGGGTACGTAGTGGCTCTGAACGATGTACACAAAGCTGTTCCCCTGTCGAAAGTCACGATTTTCGGAGCTTGTTTGGTGTCGGTCCTCTTCAATTTGGGCCGAAAACAACCCTCTGGAAACTTACTGCTCATCTCGTACGAACTGGCAGCGATTCTTGA